A single genomic interval of Oncorhynchus tshawytscha isolate Ot180627B unplaced genomic scaffold, Otsh_v2.0 Un_contig_7357_pilon_pilon, whole genome shotgun sequence harbors:
- the LOC121844359 gene encoding short transient receptor potential channel 4-like: MSQLYYRRTDSSSYRDRIPLRIVRSESELSSLEKAYLGTVEKGDYGSVKQALEEAEIYFKININCIDPLGRTALLIAIENENLEIIELLLSFNVYVGDALLHAIRKEVVGAVELLLNHKKSSGGMQ, translated from the exons ATGTCTCAGCTGTACTACCGGCGGACAGACAGCTCTTCGTACCGGGACCGTATCCCTCTGCGGATCGTCCGGTCTGAGTCGGAGCTGTCTTCCCTGGAGAAGGCCTATCTGGGAACCGTGGAGAAGGGAGACTACGGCAGCGTCAAACAGGCTCTGGAG GAGGCCGAGATCTACTTCAAGATTAACATTAACTGTATAGACCCGTTAGGCCGCACAGCTCTGCTGATCGCCATCGAGAATGAGAACCTGGAGATCATAGAACTACTGCTGAGCTTTAATGTGTATGTCGGAGATGCACTGCTGCACGCCATCCGCAAAGAGGTGGTGGGGGCCGTGGAACTGCTTCTCAACCACAAGAAATCCAGCGGAGGCATGCAG